The genomic region AATGAACCCGCGCGATTCCAGTGCAGGCGTCCTGGGGAAATACTGGCGGTGCGCACATCGCATGCTTCTGGCTGCGGCCGTGGGAGCGCTATGTGGGGCAGCGGGCAGCGGGTTGGCGGCCGAGCAACCCACCCTCCGGCCCAACATCGTCCTCATCATGGCCGACGACATGGGTTACTCGGACCTCGGGTGCTACGGCAGCGAGATTCGGACGCCCAACCTCGACCGACTCGCCCGCGAGGGCTTGCGCTTCACTCAGTTCTACAACAACGCCAAGTGCATCCCCACCCGCGCCTCCATCCTCACCGGCCTTTATCCGCGAGGGTTGCGGGCGCGGCTGACAACCAACATGGTGACCGTGGCGGAGGTCTTGCGAGGCGCGGGCTATCAAACCGCCCTCAGCGGCAAGTGGCACCTGGGCCCCACAGCGCCGCACCGGCCCATGGACCGCGGTTTCGACGAGTTCTACGGCCTGCTGGACGGCTGCTGCAACTACTTCGACCCCGCCCGCCAGGACCCGCCATTCGAGGGCGGCCGCTTCCGCATCTTCGCCCACAACCGCCAGCGCATCCGGAACTTCCCATCCGACTTCTACACTACTGACGCCTTCACGGAGCACGCCGCGGCGACGCTGCGACGGTTCGCCGCAGCGGGCAAGCCGTTCTTCCTGCACTTGTGCTACACCGCGCCGCATTCGCCCATCCAGGCGCGGCCGGAAGACATCGCCCGGTATGAGGGCAAATACAGCGCTGGCTGGGACGCGCTCCGGCGGCAACGCCACGCCCGGCAACTCGAATTGAAGCTGCTTGACCCGAAGTGGGCGCTGCCGGAACCCGATGAAATGGTCTACAACTGGAGCACCGCAAACCAGCCGTGGGAGGACCGCCGCATGGCGGTGTACGCCGCGATGGTGGACCGAATGGACCAGAACATCGGCCGGCTGCTGCAAGCGCTCGCCGACCTGAACCTGGAGACCAACACCGTGGTCATGTTCCTCTCCGACAACGGCAGCAGCAGTGGCGAGGCGGGCGGGCGCGATACTTCCCAGTTGGCGGGGCCGAAATCGAGCTACATGAACGTCGGGCCGGCGTGGGCCCATGCGCACAACACCCCATT from Candidatus Paceibacterota bacterium harbors:
- a CDS encoding arylsulfatase, yielding MLLAAAVGALCGAAGSGLAAEQPTLRPNIVLIMADDMGYSDLGCYGSEIRTPNLDRLAREGLRFTQFYNNAKCIPTRASILTGLYPRGLRARLTTNMVTVAEVLRGAGYQTALSGKWHLGPTAPHRPMDRGFDEFYGLLDGCCNYFDPARQDPPFEGGRFRIFAHNRQRIRNFPSDFYTTDAFTEHAAATLRRFAAAGKPFFLHLCYTAPHSPIQARPEDIARYEGKYSAGWDALRRQRHARQLELKLLDPKWALPEPDEMVYNWSTANQPWEDRRMAVYAAMVDRMDQNIGRLLQALADLNLETNTVVMFLSDNGSSSGEAGGRDTSQLAGPKSSYMNVGPAWAHAHNTPFRRYKLWLHEGGIATPFIVRWPSVVKPGTLTHQIGHIIDVLPTCLELAGAKYPREFNGQEILPVEGRSLVPAFRGKEVRPPDLLFWEQDGNRAVRQGKWKLVWDVELRRWELYDLEADRTETKDLAARHPARVRKLAAAYDRWARATGHTGEPPTRKPAPQKSSQ